In Pedobacter sp. SL55, the following proteins share a genomic window:
- the gltX gene encoding glutamate--tRNA ligase: MNKEVRVRFAPSPTGGLHLGGVRTALFNYLFAKKHNGTFILRVEDTDQTRFVEGAEQYIVDCLEWCGIAPDESPQTPGAFGPYRQSERKPSYRQYAEQLVASGYAYYAFDTPEELTAKRAEEPNFLYGQKSRMQMRNSLTLTQSEVSELLAQNAPHVIRIKMPTDEQVTFTDMIRGVVSFDTNLVDDKVLLKADGMPTYHLAVVVDDRAMEISHIFRGEEWLPSAPIHILLWKYLGWADEMPAWAHLPLILKPDGNGKLSKRDGDRLGFPVYAMNWTDPKTGDLTKGFKELGFMPEAFVNLLGVLGWNDGTDKEIFTLEELKASFSVERISKAGAKFDFEKAKWFNHEWIKQSTVSSLQSTVGSLLKQNGIETSEAKLAQVIELVKDRCTLLPDFVAQTSYFFATPSEYDSAAVKPKWNADKAAFFQEFANTLNVELSALELEASFKALAESKGLKPGEVMLPLRVMLVGGKFGPGVFDIVKLLGKAETQNRITKGIMAFNA; encoded by the coding sequence ATGAACAAAGAAGTTAGAGTAAGATTTGCACCAAGCCCAACAGGAGGTTTACATTTAGGCGGCGTTAGAACTGCCCTTTTCAATTATCTTTTCGCTAAAAAACATAACGGCACTTTTATTTTAAGAGTAGAAGATACCGACCAAACTCGCTTTGTAGAAGGTGCTGAGCAATATATTGTAGATTGTTTGGAGTGGTGCGGTATTGCGCCCGATGAAAGTCCGCAAACGCCTGGTGCTTTTGGCCCTTACCGCCAAAGCGAGCGCAAACCTAGCTATAGACAATATGCCGAGCAGTTAGTGGCTAGCGGTTATGCTTATTATGCGTTTGATACGCCCGAAGAGCTGACAGCAAAAAGAGCAGAAGAACCCAACTTTTTGTACGGACAGAAAAGTCGGATGCAAATGCGTAACTCGCTTACTTTAACGCAAAGCGAAGTGAGCGAATTGTTAGCACAAAATGCACCTCATGTAATTCGCATTAAAATGCCTACAGATGAGCAAGTGACTTTCACCGACATGATTAGAGGCGTAGTAAGTTTCGACACCAATTTGGTGGATGACAAAGTTTTACTGAAAGCAGACGGCATGCCAACTTACCATTTAGCCGTAGTAGTTGATGATAGGGCCATGGAGATTTCGCACATTTTTAGAGGCGAAGAATGGTTACCATCGGCACCGATACATATTTTGCTTTGGAAATATTTAGGCTGGGCAGATGAAATGCCAGCTTGGGCACATTTACCACTCATTTTAAAGCCAGATGGCAATGGAAAATTAAGCAAAAGAGATGGCGATAGATTAGGTTTCCCGGTTTATGCCATGAACTGGACCGACCCTAAAACTGGAGATTTAACCAAAGGATTTAAAGAATTGGGCTTTATGCCAGAGGCTTTTGTAAATCTTTTAGGTGTATTGGGTTGGAATGATGGAACGGATAAAGAAATTTTCACTTTAGAAGAATTGAAGGCCAGTTTCTCGGTAGAAAGAATTAGCAAAGCTGGTGCGAAATTCGATTTCGAAAAAGCCAAATGGTTCAATCACGAGTGGATTAAGCAATCTACAGTTAGCAGTTTACAGTCAACAGTTGGCAGTTTATTAAAGCAAAACGGTATTGAAACTTCCGAAGCTAAATTAGCTCAAGTAATTGAACTGGTAAAAGATAGATGTACTTTGTTGCCTGATTTTGTAGCGCAAACCTCTTATTTTTTCGCTACACCAAGCGAGTACGATTCTGCTGCGGTTAAACCTAAGTGGAATGCAGATAAAGCGGCTTTCTTTCAAGAATTTGCAAACACTTTAAATGTAGAGCTAAGCGCTTTAGAATTAGAGGCTAGCTTTAAAGCTTTAGCAGAAAGTAAAGGTTTAAAACCGGGAGAAGTGATGCTTCCATTACGTGTAATGCTAGTCGGCGGTAAGTTTGGCCCAGGAGTTTTCGACATTGTAAAGTTGTTAGGCAAAGCAGAAACGCAAAACAGAATTACCAAAGGTATTATGGCATTTAATGCTTAA
- a CDS encoding HAMP domain-containing sensor histidine kinase: MPQDESLPEKKRWKLFLLMFAALIGAASVFYSDFFVKKMEREEGTQFLLWVKVAEQRMKMYDNEQLSEVFETIKKNNKMDVIITKPDGSIYLWDGLDTTKTLYPDNKDKEYDSVYFARQLADMKNQHPPAKMKGIDGEELIAYYKDSSILTQLRFFPYIQLGVIALFLITAYVGFSAARRAERDQEFVGMAKETAHQLGTPISSLMAWVELIKTRFDAEEDPLVAEMENDIQRLEIIADRFSKIGSKPILEDHVVHAVINGFVQYFRVRTSDKINFILTGDTQVRAMLSGPLFDWVIENLLKNAVNAIDNDGTITINIIENLTKEEVFIDITDTGKGIPRSKFDTVFQPGFTTRKRGWGLGLTLTKRIVENYHGGQIFVKESEIGKGTTFRIILKSSITYEPTTNTGLPNMV, from the coding sequence TTGCCTCAAGATGAATCCCTACCAGAAAAAAAGCGTTGGAAATTATTTTTATTGATGTTTGCCGCCTTAATTGGCGCTGCTTCTGTGTTTTATTCTGATTTTTTTGTAAAAAAGATGGAAAGGGAAGAGGGAACGCAGTTTTTACTTTGGGTAAAAGTAGCAGAACAGCGAATGAAAATGTACGATAACGAACAATTATCGGAAGTTTTTGAGACGATAAAGAAGAACAATAAAATGGATGTAATTATTACCAAACCTGATGGTTCTATTTACCTGTGGGATGGTTTAGATACCACGAAAACATTATATCCTGATAATAAAGACAAAGAATACGACTCTGTTTATTTTGCAAGGCAATTGGCCGATATGAAAAATCAACATCCGCCAGCAAAAATGAAAGGAATTGATGGGGAAGAGCTAATTGCTTATTACAAAGATTCGAGTATTTTAACACAGTTGAGGTTTTTTCCCTACATCCAACTGGGCGTAATTGCCTTGTTTTTAATTACTGCTTACGTTGGTTTCAGTGCTGCAAGAAGGGCAGAGCGAGATCAAGAATTTGTGGGGATGGCCAAAGAAACCGCCCATCAATTGGGTACACCAATATCATCGCTGATGGCTTGGGTAGAATTAATTAAAACTCGGTTCGATGCTGAGGAAGACCCTCTGGTTGCAGAGATGGAAAATGATATTCAGCGTTTAGAAATCATTGCAGATCGTTTCTCTAAAATCGGCTCTAAACCAATATTGGAAGACCACGTGGTACATGCTGTTATCAATGGCTTTGTGCAGTATTTTAGAGTTCGTACTTCTGATAAAATCAACTTTATACTTACTGGCGATACACAAGTACGAGCAATGCTTTCGGGGCCGCTGTTTGATTGGGTCATAGAAAACTTATTGAAAAACGCAGTTAATGCCATAGATAACGACGGAACAATTACCATTAATATCATCGAAAATTTGACCAAAGAAGAAGTTTTTATTGATATTACGGATACCGGTAAAGGTATTCCTCGGTCTAAGTTCGACACCGTTTTTCAGCCAGGTTTTACCACAAGAAAAAGAGGTTGGGGTTTAGGCTTAACCTTAACTAAAAGAATTGTAGAGAACTATCACGGAGGGCAAATTTTCGTGAAAGAATCGGAAATTGGAAAAGGCACCACCTTCAGAATTATTTTAAAAAGTAGCATTACTTATGAACCCACCACAAATACAGGATTACCCAACATGGTATAA
- a CDS encoding DinB family protein, giving the protein MNPPQIQDYPTWYKGYIDLVDGDVLQILDRQAEEFASFVQQNADKADYAYAPGKWTIKEMLGHIIDTERIMVFRLTCFARAEQAALPGFDENDYVTNANFRDRTLLSLCEEFVLLRKSNMYLLQSLNEEELNRAGTANGNQITVKALVYILAGHVMHHKKVIVERYLTP; this is encoded by the coding sequence ATGAACCCACCACAAATACAGGATTACCCAACATGGTATAAAGGCTATATAGACTTAGTTGATGGCGATGTATTACAAATTTTAGATAGGCAAGCAGAAGAGTTTGCTAGCTTTGTACAACAAAATGCGGATAAGGCGGATTATGCCTACGCCCCCGGAAAATGGACCATTAAAGAAATGTTGGGTCATATCATAGATACCGAACGTATTATGGTTTTTCGTTTAACTTGTTTCGCAAGGGCAGAACAAGCGGCTTTGCCTGGGTTCGATGAAAACGATTACGTTACGAATGCGAATTTTAGGGATAGAACTTTGTTGAGCTTGTGTGAAGAGTTTGTGTTGCTACGAAAATCAAATATGTATCTGCTTCAATCGCTAAATGAAGAAGAGCTCAACAGAGCTGGCACCGCTAATGGCAATCAAATTACGGTAAAGGCGTTGGTTTATATTTTAGCTGGTCATGTTATGCACCATAAAAAGGTAATTGTAGAGCGTTATTTAACCCCCTAG
- a CDS encoding hotdog fold thioesterase, with the protein MWFKEFTPEMLNSRPKNHIGALLGIEFTEVGDDYIEATMPVDERTHQPAGILHGGASVVLAETLGSIASYMCINPDKYIAVGLEVNANHIRPVASGFVKGICKPLHIGGKTHIWEIKLYTDKGKMNCVSRLTVAILPKPQ; encoded by the coding sequence ATGTGGTTTAAAGAATTTACACCCGAAATGCTGAATAGCCGCCCTAAAAACCATATTGGTGCTTTGTTAGGGATAGAGTTTACGGAAGTTGGCGATGATTATATCGAAGCGACCATGCCTGTAGATGAACGTACACACCAGCCAGCAGGAATTTTACACGGTGGTGCTTCGGTGGTATTGGCAGAAACTTTAGGAAGCATTGCTTCGTACATGTGTATCAATCCAGATAAATACATTGCTGTAGGTTTAGAAGTGAATGCTAATCACATCCGTCCGGTGGCCTCTGGTTTTGTAAAAGGCATTTGCAAGCCGCTGCATATTGGTGGTAAAACTCACATTTGGGAAATTAAATTGTATACCGATAAGGGCAAAATGAATTGCGTAAGTAGGTTAACTGTAGCAATTTTGCCAAAGCCGCAGTAG
- a CDS encoding DUF6249 domain-containing protein encodes MSGELVAITMFVGAFALVFGIRYFLNKEKMAMIERGIDPGLRKATPRPFISLKFGLLMVGLGLGLLVALFTTRGIFSANMTNAEEGQAVAVYFGSIFIFGGLGLITSYVIEKKWLDKQP; translated from the coding sequence ATGAGTGGAGAGTTAGTAGCCATCACCATGTTTGTTGGCGCATTTGCATTAGTATTTGGCATTAGATACTTCTTAAATAAAGAAAAAATGGCCATGATTGAGCGGGGGATTGACCCAGGGCTTAGAAAGGCAACACCAAGACCATTTATTAGTTTAAAATTTGGTTTGCTGATGGTAGGTTTAGGATTAGGGCTTTTAGTTGCGCTATTTACCACCCGAGGAATATTTAGCGCCAACATGACCAATGCAGAAGAAGGCCAAGCGGTAGCGGTATACTTTGGAAGTATCTTTATCTTCGGCGGCTTGGGCTTGATTACTTCTTATGTAATTGAGAAAAAATGGCTTGATAAACAGCCTTAA
- a CDS encoding Crp/Fnr family transcriptional regulator, with the protein MTIISNKIDEIFPLPAMEKALFLSRFERIEVQKGAIVINAEKIERYVYFIEKGIARAFRETDKGQTTIWFGEAGGVMLSFMSFFKNKPGYESIEVLEDSILYRISSNHLQELYSLHLPMANWGRKFAEQELLLTEQRFMDLQFKTATARYQDLMKHSPTILQRVQLGHIASYLGITQVSLSRIRAAAK; encoded by the coding sequence TTGACGATTATATCCAATAAAATTGATGAAATTTTTCCGTTGCCAGCAATGGAGAAAGCTTTGTTTTTGTCTCGTTTTGAACGAATTGAAGTGCAAAAAGGTGCCATTGTAATTAATGCGGAGAAGATAGAACGATATGTTTATTTTATAGAAAAAGGAATTGCTAGAGCTTTTCGAGAAACCGATAAAGGCCAAACTACCATTTGGTTTGGCGAAGCTGGCGGCGTAATGCTCTCCTTTATGAGCTTCTTTAAAAATAAACCTGGCTACGAAAGTATAGAGGTTTTGGAAGATAGCATACTTTACAGAATTTCTAGCAATCACTTGCAAGAGCTGTATAGCCTACACTTACCTATGGCCAATTGGGGGCGTAAGTTTGCCGAACAAGAATTACTGCTTACCGAACAGCGCTTTATGGATTTGCAGTTTAAAACCGCCACAGCGCGTTACCAAGATTTGATGAAGCATTCGCCAACTATTCTACAGCGTGTTCAGTTAGGACACATCGCTTCTTATTTAGGCATTACGCAGGTTTCGCTGAGCAGAATTAGAGCTGCTGCGAAGTGA
- a CDS encoding DMT family transporter, which yields MNWIILIIAGLFEVAFASCLGKVKETSGTEAAWWFVGFLVSLTISMLLLIKATHTLPIGTAYAVWTGIGAVGTVLMGILVFKDPASFWRLFFIVTLIGSIIGLKAVSH from the coding sequence ATGAATTGGATCATATTAATTATCGCCGGACTTTTTGAAGTGGCATTTGCTTCTTGTTTAGGTAAAGTAAAAGAAACGAGTGGTACCGAAGCCGCATGGTGGTTTGTAGGCTTTTTAGTATCTTTAACCATTAGTATGTTGTTGCTTATTAAAGCTACGCATACTTTACCCATTGGCACAGCCTATGCCGTTTGGACCGGTATAGGCGCTGTTGGCACGGTATTAATGGGTATTCTAGTTTTCAAAGATCCAGCAAGTTTCTGGAGGTTGTTCTTCATCGTTACACTTATCGGTTCTATCATCGGTTTAAAAGCCGTATCGCATTAA
- a CDS encoding RNA polymerase sigma factor, with translation MQQTETDLDLINSILAGNTGHYALLVKRHQRFVFTLALRFAKNREDAEEIAQDCFIKAYKALGTFKQTSKFSTWLYTITYTTAMTYLRKKKLDSTSIDNDEQVLQVANTDSSFDANTIEKKSTYKYLNEAIAMLLPDDAAIITLFYKGEQSLEEIGQALVMEPNTVKVKLHRARHRLKEKLQLLLKEEVKELI, from the coding sequence ATGCAGCAAACAGAAACAGATTTAGACCTCATTAACTCCATTTTAGCCGGAAATACGGGCCATTATGCGTTGTTGGTTAAGCGTCATCAAAGGTTTGTTTTTACATTGGCGCTGCGTTTTGCAAAAAATAGAGAAGATGCAGAGGAGATAGCGCAGGATTGTTTCATCAAAGCATATAAAGCCTTGGGAACCTTTAAGCAAACTTCGAAGTTTTCTACATGGCTGTACACCATTACCTATACTACCGCAATGACCTATTTGAGGAAGAAAAAACTGGATTCTACATCAATTGATAATGATGAACAGGTTTTGCAAGTAGCAAATACAGACAGCTCGTTTGATGCAAATACAATTGAAAAAAAATCGACCTATAAATATTTGAATGAAGCAATTGCAATGCTTTTGCCAGACGATGCAGCAATTATTACGCTTTTTTACAAAGGCGAGCAAAGTTTAGAGGAAATTGGACAGGCTCTAGTGATGGAACCTAATACGGTAAAAGTAAAATTGCACAGGGCAAGACATCGGTTAAAAGAAAAATTGCAACTTTTGTTAAAAGAAGAAGTAAAGGAGTTGATATGA
- a CDS encoding DUF2911 domain-containing protein: protein MSNSENKNNFDWVWYVIGMVAFVLAFSAVTLHIGYLFLAAIIGLIFGGVFLNKIVKGREHKLSLRLLLQSCKIKIHNQYYILMKKISLIMFLLVGALAVNAQNVTTGVTFPKVDASPLDVVYYPLNTTKSKTPVEPVMRVLYSRPQKKGREVFGVLEQFDKVWRLGANENTEIQFFKPVTIAGKKIKAGRYSVFAIPSKDKWTIIINKQNDKWGAFTYDEKQDLLRTEVVVNKIEKTIEAFSITFIDAPEGANLVMAWDNTQVFLPIGFKK from the coding sequence ATGAGCAATTCAGAAAATAAAAACAATTTTGATTGGGTTTGGTATGTAATTGGTATGGTGGCATTTGTACTTGCTTTTTCTGCCGTTACTTTACACATTGGTTATCTTTTCCTTGCAGCTATCATCGGCTTAATTTTCGGTGGAGTTTTCTTAAATAAGATTGTAAAAGGAAGAGAGCATAAGCTTTCTTTACGTCTACTTCTGCAAAGCTGTAAAATCAAGATACACAACCAATATTATATTTTGATGAAGAAAATAAGCTTAATCATGTTCCTTTTAGTAGGAGCATTAGCTGTAAATGCGCAAAACGTTACTACTGGCGTTACGTTTCCAAAGGTAGATGCCAGTCCATTGGATGTGGTTTACTATCCGTTAAATACTACGAAGTCTAAAACTCCAGTAGAACCTGTAATGCGGGTTTTGTATTCTCGTCCGCAAAAAAAGGGAAGAGAAGTTTTTGGCGTATTAGAGCAATTTGACAAAGTGTGGCGTTTAGGCGCTAACGAAAACACAGAGATTCAGTTCTTTAAACCCGTAACCATTGCAGGTAAAAAGATAAAGGCTGGTAGATATAGTGTTTTTGCTATTCCTAGTAAGGATAAATGGACTATCATTATCAACAAGCAAAATGACAAATGGGGAGCCTTTACGTATGACGAAAAGCAAGATTTGCTAAGAACCGAGGTAGTAGTTAACAAGATTGAGAAAACAATAGAGGCATTTTCTATTACTTTTATCGATGCCCCCGAGGGAGCTAACTTAGTGATGGCTTGGGATAACACACAGGTATTTTTACCCATAGGGTTTAAGAAATAA